One Setaria viridis chromosome 3, Setaria_viridis_v4.0, whole genome shotgun sequence DNA window includes the following coding sequences:
- the LOC117851002 gene encoding bifunctional aspartate aminotransferase and glutamate/aspartate-prephenate aminotransferase — protein sequence MAASLSAPTSTPTPSFTLPTKASPGTGSVSVSFPWAREPQKCRARMAVRAEAVDTTISPRVSALRPSKTMAITDQATALRQAGVPVIGLAAGEPDFDTPAVIAEAGMNAIRDGATRYTPNAGTLELRNAICKKLQEENGLSYTPDQVLVSNGAKQCITQAVLAVCSPGDEVLIPAPYWVSYPEMARLAGATPVILPTSISDNYLLRPESLASVINENSRILILCSPSNPTGSVYPKELLEEIAAIVRKHPRLLVLSDEIYEHIIYQPAKHTSFASLPGMWERTLTVNGFSKAFAMTGWRLGYLAAPKHFVSACGKIQSQYTSGASSISQKAGLAALNLGYAGGEAVSTMVKAFQERRDYLVSSFRELPGVKISEPKGAFYLFIDFSSYYGSEVEGFGTIRDSEALCMFLLEKAQVALVPGDAFGDDKGVRISYAAAMSTLQTAMEKIKEAMALLRPPVAV from the exons AtggccgcctccctctccgcccccacctccacccccacccCGTCCTTCACCCTCCCCACCAAAGCCTCCCCCGGCACCGGCTCCGTCTCCGTCTCATTCCCCTG GGCGAGGGAGCCGCAGAAGTGCAGGGCCAGGATGGCGGtgagggcggaggcggtggacaCGACCATCAGCCCGCGGGTGAGTGCGCTCCGCCCGTCCAAGACCATGGCCATCACCGACCAGGCCACCGCGCTGCGCCAGGCCGGCGTGCCCGTCATCGGGCTCGCCGCCGGGGAGCCCGACTTCGACACGCCGGCCGTGATCGCCGAG GCTGGGATGAATGCTATCAGGGATGGCGCTACAAGATACACGCCCAATGCCGGGACTCTGGAGCTGAGGAATGCTATCTGCAAAAAGCTTCAGG AGGAGAATGGTTTGTCCTACACCCCCGATCAGGTGCTAGTGAGCAATGGAGCCAAGCAGTGCATTACACAAGCTGTGCTTGCCGTCTGCTCACCTGGTGATGAA GTTTTGATACCTGCCCCATATTGGGTCAGCTATCCTGAGATGGCTAGACTGGCTGGTGCAACGCCAGTTATTCTCCCTACAAGCATATCAGACAATTACCTGCTAAGGCCAGAGTCACTTGCCTCGGTGATCAATGAAAATTCAAGGATCTTGATTCTCTGCTCTCCATCTAATCCAACAGGGTCTGTGTATCCTAAGGAGTTGCTTGAGGAGATTGCTGCTATAGTCAGAAAGCATCCTAGGCTCCTG GTTTTATCTGATGAGATCTATGAGCATATTATCTATCAACCTGCTAAACATACAAGCTTTGCTTCTTTGCCTGGAATGTGGGAAAGAACATTAACTGTAAATGGGTTTTCTAAG GCTTTTGCTATGACCGGTTGGAGACTTGGATACTTAGCTGCCCCTAAACATTTTGTCTCGGCCTGTGGAAAGATCCAAAGCCAG TACACCTCGGGGGCCAGTAGTATATCACAGAAGGCAGGGCTTGCAGCTTTGAACCTGGGTTATGCCGGTGGTGAAGCAGTATCAACCATGGTCAAAGCATTCCAGGAGCGTCGTGATTACCTTGTAAGCAGCTTTAGGGAGCTGCCAGGAGTCAAGATATCAGAACCTAAG GGAGCCTTCTATTTATTTATCGACTTCAGCTCCTACTATGGTTCTGAGGTGGAAGGTTTTGGCACCATCAGGGACTCTGAGGCCCTCTGCATGTTCCTGTTAGAGAAGGCACAG GTTGCACTTGTCCCTGGGGATGCATTTGGAGATGACAAGGGTGTTCGCATTTCGTACGCTGCAGCTATGTCAACACTGCAAACTGCAATGGAGAAGATAAAAGAAGCCATGGCTCTGCTTAGGCCCCCTGTTGCCGTTTAA
- the LOC117851004 gene encoding uncharacterized protein, protein MSLACLVCHGMNSPSHSLRSYSVSSSEEESRCGAAVACLARRVTPAGTSTSVGTSKVTPFPPMVTGQGTEGTPRLQRSRAVSRDLVRDWNFDEVILAN, encoded by the coding sequence ATGAGTCTTGCTTGCCTTGTATGCCATGGCATGAACAGCCCCTCGCACTCTCTTAGAAGCTACTCAGTGTCAAGTTCAGAGGAGGAGAGCCGCTGTGGTGCTGCTGTGGCCTGCTTAGCTCGAAGAGTAACTCCAGCTGGAACTTCGACTAGTGTCGGGACATCAAAGGTGACCCCATTTCCACCCATGGTGACTGGCCAAGGCACAGAGGGCACTCCTCGCCTTCAACGCAGCCGTGCTGTGTCCAGGGACCTCGTTAGGGATTGGAACTTTGACGAAGTGATTCTCGCAAACTAG
- the LOC117850216 gene encoding cypmaclein, translating into MGKARMLFALSLVVVLLLVETTAPHGQAHAIDCGASCSYRCSKSGRPKMCLRACNTCCQRCGCVPPGTAGNENVCPCYANMTTKNGKHKCP; encoded by the exons atggGCAAGGCCAGGATGCTCTTCGCGCTCTCGCTAGTCGTCGTCCTGCTCCTCGTCGAG ACCACCGCTCCCCATGGACAGGCTCACGCCATCG ACTGCGGCGCGAGCTGCTCGTACCGGTGCAGCAAGTCGGGGCGGCCCAAGATGTGCCTGAGGGCGTGCAACACCTGCTGCCAGCGCTGCGGCTGCGTCCCCCCGGGCACCGCCGGCAACGAGAACGTCTGCCCCTGCTACGCCAACATGACCACCAAGAACGGCAAGCACAAGTGCCCCTGA
- the LOC117848226 gene encoding protein NRT1/ PTR FAMILY 5.10 isoform X2 translates to MADGGAGVIADGSVVEAVDHRGRPASRATTGGWRSASFIIAVEIAERFAFYGVSANLITYLTGPLGEGVAAAASALNAWNGTAQLLPLLGGALADSCLGRYRTIVLASLVYILGLGMLALSTLLSSGGHHQCASATAGGQACAPSTLQVSFFYVSLYIVALAQGGHKPCVQAFGADQFDQSDPKESVSRSSFFNWWYFGMCAGTAVTLVFLSYVQDNIGWGLGFGIPCAVMAAALAVFLLGTRTYRYYVTSGKGSLFARAAEAFAEWRSRRIKAGLLHQAAQEHNPASAEAPGFRVDEEEQAVASTAGFVKEAKAVLRLFPIWATCLIYAVAFSQSSTFFTKQAATLDRRIGDRFKVPPAALQSFISITIVVFIPIYDRVVVPVSRQYSGKPSGITMLQRIGAGMFLSLLSMVIAALVETRRLRVARDAGVVDEPKIPVPMSLWWMVPQYVLFGAADVFTMVGLQEFFYDQVPDKLRSLGLALYLSIFGVGSFISSALVSVIDKVTAARGRSWFSNNLNRGHVDYFYWLLAALSALELLAYVFFAVVYKYKNKGAVHAAVAG, encoded by the exons ATGGCggacggtggcgccggcgtgATCGCGGATGGTTCCGTCGTCGAGGCGGTGGACCACCgcggccggcccgcctcccgcgccaccaccggcggctGGAGGTCGGCGTCCTTCATCATAG CGGTGGAGATCGCGGAGCGGTTCGCCTTCTACGGCGTGTCGGCGAACCTGATCACCTACCTGACGGGGCCGCTGGGCGAGggggtcgcggcggcggcgtccgcccTCAACGCCTGGAACGGCACGGcgcagctgctgccgctgctgggcGGGGCGCTCGCGGACTCGTGCCTAGGCCGCTACCGCACCATCGTGCTCGCCTCGCTCGTCTACATCCTA GGTCTCGGCATGCTAGCCCTCTCGACCCTTCTCTCCTCCGGCGGGCACCACCAATgcgccagcgccaccgccggcggccaggccTGCGCGCCGTCGACCCTCCAGGTGTCCTTCTTCTACGTCTCCCTCTACATTGTGGCCCTGGCGCAGGGAGGCCACAAGCCGTGCGTGCAGGCGTTCGGCGCCGACCAGTTCGACCAGAGCGACCCCAAGGAGTCCGTCTCCCGGAGCTCCTTCTTCAACTGGTGGTACTTCGGCATGTGTGCCGGCACCGCCGTCACGCTCGTGTTCCTCAGCTACGTCCAGGACAACATCGGGTGGGGGCTCGGCTTCGGCATCCCCTGCGCCGTcatggccgccgcgctcgccgtgtTCCTGCTCGGCACGCGGACCTACCGCTACTACGTCACCAGCGGCAAGGGAAGCCTGTTTGCTCGCGCCGCCGAGGCTTTCGCTGAGTGGCGGAGCAGGCGGATCAAGGCAGGCCTCCTGCATCAGGCTGCGCAAGAACACAATCCAGCTTCAGCAGAGGCGCCGGGATTCCG tgtcgacgaggaggagcaggctGTGGCGAGCACTGCGGGCTTCGTCAAGGAGGCCAAGGCCGTCCTCCGCCTATTCCCGATATGGGCGACGTGCCTTATCTACGCGGTGGCGTTCTCGCAGTCCTCGACCTTCTTCACGAAGCAGGCGGCGACCCTGGACCGGCGCATCGGTGACCGGTTCAAGGTGCCGCCGGCCGCGCTGCAGAGCTTCATCAGCATTACAATCGTGGTCTTCATCCCGATCTACGACCGCGTCGTCGTGCCCGTGTCGCGCCAGTACTCCGGCAAGCCGTCGGGCATCACCATGCTGCAGCGCATCGGCGCGGGCATGTTCCTCTCGCTCCTGTCCATGGTAATCGCGGCGCTCGTCGAGACGCGCCGGCTCCGCGTGGCGCGggacgccggcgtcgtcgacgAGCCCAAGATCCCCGTGCCGATGAGCCTGTGGTGGATGGTGCCGCAGTACGTGCTGTTCGGCGCCGCGGACGTGTTCACCATGGTCGGGCTGCAGGAGTTCTTCTACGACCAGGTGCCCGACAAGCTGCGCTCCCTCGGGCTCGCGCTCTACCTCAGCATCTTCGGCGTCGGCAGCTTCATCAGCAGCGCGCTCGTGTCGGTCATCGACAaggtgacggcggcgaggggccGGAGCTGGTTCTCCAACAACCTGAACCGCGGCCACGTCGACTACTTCTACTGGCTGCTCGCCGCGCTCAGCGCACTCGAGCTCCTCGCCTACGTCTTCTTCGCCGTGGTCTACAAGTACAAGAACAAAGGAGCCGTACATGCGGCTGTTGCTGGTTAG
- the LOC117848226 gene encoding protein NRT1/ PTR FAMILY 5.10 isoform X1, whose translation MPSGSEPLLARADGMLPDAAVDHRGLPAERGTTGGWRSALFIIAVEIAERFAFYGVSANLISYLTGPLGEGTAAAAAAINAWNGVAQLLPLLGGALADKWLGRYRTIVIASWLYVLGLGMLALSTLLSSGGHHQCASATAGGQACAPSTLQVSFFYVSLYIVALAQGGHKPCVQAFGADQFDQSDPKESVSRSSFFNWWYFGMCAGTAVTLVFLSYVQDNIGWGLGFGIPCAVMAAALAVFLLGTRTYRYYVTSGKGSLFARAAEAFAEWRSRRIKAGLLHQAAQEHNPASAEAPGFRVDEEEQAVASTAGFVKEAKAVLRLFPIWATCLIYAVAFSQSSTFFTKQAATLDRRIGDRFKVPPAALQSFISITIVVFIPIYDRVVVPVSRQYSGKPSGITMLQRIGAGMFLSLLSMVIAALVETRRLRVARDAGVVDEPKIPVPMSLWWMVPQYVLFGAADVFTMVGLQEFFYDQVPDKLRSLGLALYLSIFGVGSFISSALVSVIDKVTAARGRSWFSNNLNRGHVDYFYWLLAALSALELLAYVFFAVVYKYKNKGAVHAAVAG comes from the exons ATGCCTTCCGGCTCGGAACCCCTGCTCGCCCGCGCCGACGGCATGCTACCGGATGCGGCTGTTGACCACCGCGGCCTCCCCGCCGAGCGCGGCACCACCGGCGGCTGGAGGTCGGCGCTCTTCATCATAG CGGTGGAGATCGCGGAGCGGTTCGCGTTCTATGGCGTGTCGGCGAACCTGATTAGCTACCTGACGGGCCCGCTCGGggagggcacggcggcggcggcggcggccatcaaCGCGTGGAACGGGGTGGcgcagctgctgccgctgctgggtGGGGCCCTCGCGGACAAGTGGCTCGGCCGCTACCGCACCATCGTCATCGCGTCGTGGCTCTACGTCCTC GGTCTCGGCATGCTAGCCCTCTCGACCCTTCTCTCCTCCGGCGGGCACCACCAATgcgccagcgccaccgccggcggccaggccTGCGCGCCGTCGACCCTCCAGGTGTCCTTCTTCTACGTCTCCCTCTACATTGTGGCCCTGGCGCAGGGAGGCCACAAGCCGTGCGTGCAGGCGTTCGGCGCCGACCAGTTCGACCAGAGCGACCCCAAGGAGTCCGTCTCCCGGAGCTCCTTCTTCAACTGGTGGTACTTCGGCATGTGTGCCGGCACCGCCGTCACGCTCGTGTTCCTCAGCTACGTCCAGGACAACATCGGGTGGGGGCTCGGCTTCGGCATCCCCTGCGCCGTcatggccgccgcgctcgccgtgtTCCTGCTCGGCACGCGGACCTACCGCTACTACGTCACCAGCGGCAAGGGAAGCCTGTTTGCTCGCGCCGCCGAGGCTTTCGCTGAGTGGCGGAGCAGGCGGATCAAGGCAGGCCTCCTGCATCAGGCTGCGCAAGAACACAATCCAGCTTCAGCAGAGGCGCCGGGATTCCG tgtcgacgaggaggagcaggctGTGGCGAGCACTGCGGGCTTCGTCAAGGAGGCCAAGGCCGTCCTCCGCCTATTCCCGATATGGGCGACGTGCCTTATCTACGCGGTGGCGTTCTCGCAGTCCTCGACCTTCTTCACGAAGCAGGCGGCGACCCTGGACCGGCGCATCGGTGACCGGTTCAAGGTGCCGCCGGCCGCGCTGCAGAGCTTCATCAGCATTACAATCGTGGTCTTCATCCCGATCTACGACCGCGTCGTCGTGCCCGTGTCGCGCCAGTACTCCGGCAAGCCGTCGGGCATCACCATGCTGCAGCGCATCGGCGCGGGCATGTTCCTCTCGCTCCTGTCCATGGTAATCGCGGCGCTCGTCGAGACGCGCCGGCTCCGCGTGGCGCGggacgccggcgtcgtcgacgAGCCCAAGATCCCCGTGCCGATGAGCCTGTGGTGGATGGTGCCGCAGTACGTGCTGTTCGGCGCCGCGGACGTGTTCACCATGGTCGGGCTGCAGGAGTTCTTCTACGACCAGGTGCCCGACAAGCTGCGCTCCCTCGGGCTCGCGCTCTACCTCAGCATCTTCGGCGTCGGCAGCTTCATCAGCAGCGCGCTCGTGTCGGTCATCGACAaggtgacggcggcgaggggccGGAGCTGGTTCTCCAACAACCTGAACCGCGGCCACGTCGACTACTTCTACTGGCTGCTCGCCGCGCTCAGCGCACTCGAGCTCCTCGCCTACGTCTTCTTCGCCGTGGTCTACAAGTACAAGAACAAAGGAGCCGTACATGCGGCTGTTGCTGGTTAG